The genomic window TTCACAAACAAAAGCTCTGAGCAGCTGCAGTACAAACCATATGTCCACAGAGTTTGGTATGCATTTCTTCAAAAGCTTAATTTAAGTTCTGTAACAAAAAATGTCTGCCGCCGTCCTTTGCTGTAAAGTCATTCTTCTTCACTCTCTGATTCATCTTCTGATTCTGCCTTGTTTCCTCTTGTAAGAGTGCAGTTCAGTATTGCTTTCTGTACCTGTCGTTTTTCTtctacaaatgaaaaaaagagaaagaagcagtcaattgacgttttttttttaatgtccatCCTGTAATCAAAGTATTCTATCCAATGCTCTAATTCAACACTGGTAATAATTAAGTTAATATCATCCATGATTAAAAAAACTCATGGACCACGTATTGCAGAGTTCAGTATGAATTAGATTAgatacattcaattaaattccataccttcatttttacatttaggTAGCATTCGATGGAGCTGCTGGGTGTTGTATCGGATCAGAAACTTCTGACATGTTCTAATTgttcctgaaaaaaaacaacaacatataattAGTGTTCAATTAATATTGAAGATTGAAAAGATTATATCTGATTCATTATGAGATGTGTTTTTCTTACCTCCCACATGCAAGCAGTTCAGAAAACATGGGATTTTCTGCCCACGAGTTTCAATACAGGTAATGAATGGCAGTGCAGACCAGAGGAGTCTGTAACACCTTTTGGGGAAACGCAGGAATACTATTCCAGTATGAGCATTCAGATATTTcactgaaaagaaacaaaaaaagagaactcAGTTAACACTTACAGTATTGTTTGATTAGTGATTCATTCAAGAgcaatatcatcatcatcacgagTTGAGGGGAATACTTAACATTCTCATACCAAGGAATCTAAACAGACCCTGCATctagtgtgttttgtgtgaatgaTATTACTTCAGCACTAAAGCTCTCTTTGTGAATCTAAAAAGGTAGTAGTGGACGGCAATAATCTGTGTACTTAACTCACCATAGTTGCTCCAATTACACTTGTTACTCCACATTTGACAGTGTTGGTACTACTCACTTTGCACTTTAAGATTTGAATCTATCAATATATAACATGTGATGaattattatagattaaactCAAAACAGTGTAAACAAGCAGCCACAATGGCCAACATGGAAATGTTAACTTGCTCATGcagcagcatttttttttatgaattcagTTTAAAAAAGTAACAACTAACATTATAAACACAGATCGTGGCCATTATACCATATTAAGTACTTTTAGTGTTTACAATTAACGTAACGATAGGCCTACATGACAATATTATGTGtgtaattataatttaaatgcTAGCCTTTGACTTGAATAGGGATTTTTCTACTTTACATACGTCTCGCCGCTGCCTACCAGAGAACCTGATGCTGCAGAGAGCGGCCCCGTAGTCCCCGTGTGTGCGGGCGACCGCTGCCCTCACTGCCGCCGCAACAGCTCGGTCATCCAGCTGCAACAAACGACTGTGGTCTTCAACGTTGACTTCGCACAGTAAATACCTACAAACCGGAGAGGTGACGTCAGAAACgaactgtgaacacacacacacacaatatgaacaaataGTACACGAAGAGCACATTTCACCTAGACTTCACTCGCACCATCGCTgcgtgtttcttcttctgtgggaACTTCCGTCAACACAAATCTAGCCACCGCCCGGAGAGTTGCTCTAGCGCCACACGCTGGACATTCATTGCAATGCTGCGCGTGCTTAGACACGAGACTCAGTATTAGTCCAACTATCGACACAATTAGATAATGTTCTCCTAACAGAAAACACTGAATAATAATATCTCTCCACAATATCATTACACAGACACAGCGTGTAGATCGAACAACATTGTCAGAAACACAACCCACCCAGTTGAAGACGAAACGGCACGTCCTGGGCTTTAAACCATTCGTACCCTTCGGTAACTATGACAATTTCCATCGGTCTTAGCCAATCACAACCTCCCTTTTTTGTCTCCCACACACGTTTGACGCCATCTTGAAATTACACCCGCAGTTTATCAAGTCGCTcccaaatacaaaaaataaaaaactctcCATTATTGCATCAGTGTCTGGTATGAACGGTTCGCGAAACAAATCGGCACCGACAGTCAGTAAGAGTCAGACGGACGGAGACACCACCAGCTCGGAGGCGAAGCTCAGGAAgcgacagacaggtggaggaatgCTGAAGAAGCTGAAGTCGAGGCGCAGTCAGACGGAGAAGTGGCCTGTGGTCACAGAGGATGAACTGCGGGCTCTGGGGAAAGATATTACCCCGGACAATGTCCTGGGTCTCCGGGCAGTCACGGAGGGTAAGTTACGTGCAACTTGTCCAGACAAAAGTCGTTAAACCGGCTAAACGGGCACCATATATCCGATGCTAATGGTGGCTACGTGACGAGTTTTCAGATCAGTTGACCAATGTGTCCAATAATTCTAATGAATATAGTCATATTTGGTCAAACAGGTAGCTTTAAGGTTAGCATATGTCTAACTATGTTGTGAGTTGGGCATCCTAACTCTAAAAAAAGTAGGATGTATCCAGTGGCGTAGCAAGGACTTTGGGCCACCCAGAAATAATATTATCCAGGGCCACCTGTATTATTAGCTTTTTTTCTGGCCAGTTGGGGGAAAACAACAAGCATTAAACGCAAAATATTGTCATCTTATAACATCTTTCCACCTAACAAATGCAGGTCTATTCAACACAAAATACCAGTTTTGTGTTTGGACTCAAGTGCAGCTTTAAGTAATTTAATTCAATATGTTTTTGgcccttttctctgtctcctggAATTGGGACCACCTCCCCCAGCTTGTGCTTCAACCATCTGAGTCATCGGACACCCAGTCTACCACAGTTGCAGCGAATGCTTAATGCCTTCCATTGTTTCTTTGGCCTTCCCCGGACTAGACAACAATGGCATTACTTTCCTTTTTATATCACAACACTTGAAAAGCTGGAAGCCTGAGCTATAGTATTACTCACAACTACTGCAAGGTGCAGGATCCAGAAAAGAGATACTGAAACCCTAGTGGCTCATCAAGTGATACCTCTGTTCTCAAAGGAAAGATGATTTTTTTATGTTAGTATtggtaaatataaataaatatcaaagaGGTACCCCTGATAGCTAATGGTTGCTTGCTCGCTGTCAAATTGCTATATGTTTGTTTGTCCAAACAACTTTTATTTGTCTTCATATTCCAGACTATCTGTGCAAACCTGAAGACAATATCTACAACATTGACTTCACACGTTTCAAAATCCGAGATCTGGAGACAGGAACAGTGCTGTTTGAGATTGCCAAACCGCCTAACAACAGTAAGTGACATATTAACTTCTGCCACATACAAATGCTACTAATCACAAAGCTCACAAAGGGTTTTCTCTGGAAGATGTGTTTCACTCAACAAGACATGTTTTCTTGTCCACCCAAATGTCTGTAGAGTTATTGATTTTCGGCTTACTCTTCCTTGCAATGCATCTACTCGATAACAGTTGTTTTGTCTAAGTTGTCCAGTTTGGAGAAGGATGTATACAGACACGCTGATGCTTTTCAGTTATAGCCTCAAGGTTTTTCACAGTCAACATATTACTGTGTCACCAAGCACGAGAACAGCAGTCTTTCCTTTACCTTTTATTTGACATTGCTCTCTGGTGATATATAACTTCCATAATTGTTTTAAAAGACATAACCTTTAATGTCATGCTAGGCAATCGCATGTAGTAGATACCAGTATCTTACATATTCGGCATATAATTACATAATCACTTTATTACACCTATTCAGCCCAGTTGCTCTCACATGTTTTTCAACAAATGAAAATGCTACTAATTATTGTTAATTTTGCCAGTCCTGTAAATATTGAATACAATCCAGctaaacatgtgt from Cyclopterus lumpus isolate fCycLum1 chromosome 9, fCycLum1.pri, whole genome shotgun sequence includes these protein-coding regions:
- the pop5 gene encoding ribonuclease P/MRP protein subunit POP5, coding for MVRVKSRYLLCEVNVEDHSRLLQLDDRAVAAAVRAAVARTHGDYGAALCSIRFSVKYLNAHTGIVFLRFPKRCYRLLWSALPFITCIETRGQKIPCFLNCLHVGGTIRTCQKFLIRYNTQQLHRMLPKCKNEEEKRQVQKAILNCTLTRGNKAESEDESESEEE